A genomic stretch from Setaria italica strain Yugu1 chromosome VII, Setaria_italica_v2.0, whole genome shotgun sequence includes:
- the LOC101779943 gene encoding LOW QUALITY PROTEIN: putative disease resistance protein RGA3 (The sequence of the model RefSeq protein was modified relative to this genomic sequence to represent the inferred CDS: deleted 1 base in 1 codon): protein MEFGFSAAQWVVGKALAPVADGFLEAWAASKNLGSEVDGLMTVLQYAQAMLNNTRGRDIDNPALNDLLLKLRLLAYDADDVLDELDYFRIQDELDGTYHAANQHAGGCARDLLLNARHTGRYVANKFKLSSGSPDATRGRRFLCGAWPSKVPQRRQTAQIPKLKFDRVDISTRMTEIVKKLKPICAMVSTVLNLELIGSKAITTATMERPTTSEEITEPTLYGRETELQSVVDSITHGECFANELTVLPIVGPGGIGKTTFTQHVYQEARSHFQVTIWICVSLDFNADRLAQEAVKKIPEAKDEKKSGSDHELIEQRLKGKRFLLVLDDIWKCHEYEWEKLLEPFGKGGGKGNMVIVTTRMSDVAKMVKTGDSQIQLHRLGAQDFKDFFDACVSTRIYSFWSEHPELIETGKEIMAKLKRNPLAAKTVGRLLGKQLTLEHWRRVLESKEWELQTSDNDIMPALKISYDYLPFNLKQCFSYCALFPEDYEFDSKELVHFWIGLDVLHLGDQSIRIEDVGKSYLIDLVNYGFFKRNEKDNGCHYYVIHDLLHELAVKVSRYDCLSIQISKVRSVHIPASVRHLSIIVDNKDVEDIITYKDCEKDLGALDKRLQIENIRTLMLFGENVESFSKTFGNLFKKAGALRAIFFSGASYIVEDMWQNFSKLVHLRYLKIKGSYHFLETDLPGTISRLYHLKILDIKDSTDCPFPSRYLSNLASMQHFLVPGNNSLHSDILNVGNLKLLRELRRFEAKKENKGFELKQLAELLVLEVLGIYNLEKVKVKEEAVAMKLIQKHHLQELVLDWDINRSDKDPIGEENILECLMPHSNLYKLSITGHGGDTCPSWLGMNLSVKTLDSLRLSSVSWKTFPPLGEMWFVGEHCKSCIREQSFKKLKRLELEKVPKLIKWVGNGPSDLFSHLEVLVIKDCPELMELPFSHCAGYGQHVEDNMTWFRKLKKLEITDCPKLSSLPCVPWSSSTCSAKIVQAGSGIEQLSFRGHILEIKGKDTLDSAFWRVLAFHNLSELEVLQVTTCPPLSLVHLEKLSSLRSLRIYDMGDAFCSAEGGGHAGYQFPVKDVTIGRYGGSGQRLTRLFSYFPNLLWFRMFRCEKLTGLGVVGLHKRTEALPRPPSISVNQVEEAQEQQGARAEEEIAAAATSEGVLLLSHQLQRLDISYCQNLVLCPGLLDHDEDEGRTGGGGLQGLSSLTSLTIRKCPRFLSSYSSSSSSSCFPFPTSLEFLSLRGVEGMETLLPLSNLTSLTELDIRECGDLKGEGLQSLLVQGRLTRLTVHETPKFFAGSEPSLPREPELPSSSSKLQTLDTDDVAGVLAAPICAFLSSSLTKLDFRWVKEVERFTKEQEEALQLLTSLESIEFWFSNKLQCLPAGLHRLPNLKRLVIIDCQAIGSLQDGLPGSLLELVICDCQGIRSIHKECLPNSLQKLVISNCPGIRFLPKVEYLPSSLRELVVDDRNSEELRRHCRKLIGTIPIVRA, encoded by the exons ATGGAGTTCGGGTTCAGCGCGGCGCAGTGGGTGGTGGGCAAGGCGCTCGCCCCCGTCGCAGACGGCTTCCTGGAGGCGTGGGCGGCCAGCAAGAATCTCGGCTCCGAGGTCGATGGCCTCATGACGGTGCTGCAGTACGCGCAGGCCATGCTCAACAACACCCGTGGCAGGGACATCGACAACCCGGCCCTCAACGACCTGCTGCTCAAGCTGCGTCTGCTGGCCTACGACGCTGACGACGTGCTCGACGAGCTCGACTACTTCCGCATCCAGGACGAGCTCGACGGCACCTACCATGCCGCTAACCAGCACGCCGGGGGATGCGCCCGTGACCTCCTCCTCAATGCTCGTCACACTGGAAGATACGTTGCCAATAAATTCAAGCTCTCCTCAGGCTCGCCTGATGCTACTCGTGGACGACGATTTCTATGTGGTGCCTGGCCGTCCAAGGTACCGCAGAGAAGACAAACTGCCCAGATACCAAAATTGAAGTTTGATAGGGTGGATATATCTACAAGGATGACAGAGATCGTAAAGAAGCTCAAGCCCATCTGTGCTATGGTCTCAACCGTTCTTAATCTAGAGTTGATAGGCTCCAAAGCTATCACTACTGCCACCATGGAACGGCCCACAACCAGTGAGGAAATTACAGAGCCTACATTGTATGGGAGGGAGACAGAGCTACAGAGTGTTGTAGATTCCATTACCCATGGTGAATGTTTTGCCAATGAACTTACTGTGCTTCCAATTGTTGGCCCGGGAGGTATTGGGAAGACAACTTTCACACAACATGTATACCAAGAAGCGAGGAGCCATTTCCAAGTTACAATTTGGATATGCGTCTCTCTGGATTTCAATGCAGATAGATTGGCACAAGAAGCTGTGAAAAAGATTCCCGAAGCTAAAGATGAAAAGAAAAGTGGTAGTGACCACGAACTAATTGAGCAAAGATTAAAAGGTAAACGGTTTTTGCTTGTCCTGGATGATATATGGAAATGTCATGAGTATGAGTGGGAAAAACTACTAGAACCATTTGGAAAAGGTGGAGGAAAAGGTAATATGGTTATAGTCACAACTCGAATGTCAGATGTGGCCAAAATGGTTAAGACAGGTGATTCTCAAATACAGTTGCATCGTTTAGGAGCTCAAGATTTTAAGGATTTCTTTGACGCATGTGTATCTACCAGAATTTATTCGTTCTGGTCAGAGCATCCTGAGTTAATTGAAACTGGGAAAGAAATAATGGCCAAACTGAAACGTAATCCTCTTGCAGCAAAAACTGTAGGGAGATTACTAGGAAAACAGCTCACTTTGGAGCATTGGAGAAGGGTTCTAGAGAGCAAAGAATGGGAACTCCAAACCAGTGACAATGACATTATGCCAGCGTTGAAGATTAGCTATGATTATCTTCCATTTAACCTAAAGCAATGCTTTTCCTATTGTGCTTTGTTTCCTGAAGATTACGAATTTGACAGCAAAGAGTTAGTTCACTTTTGGATAGGACTAGATGTTTTACATCTGGGTGATCAGAGCATAAGAATAGAAGATGTTGGCAAGAGTTATTTGATTGACTTGGTCAACTATGGATTTTTCAAAAGGAACGAAAAAGACAATGGCTGTCATTATTATGTTATCCATGACCTATTACATGAGCTGGCGGTCAAAGTTTCACGGTACGATTGTCTTAGCATACAAATATCTAAAGTGAGGTCTGTACATATCCCGGCATCGGTACGCCACTTGTCTATCATTGTGGATAACAAAGATGTTGAGGATATAATTACTTATAAAGACTGTGAGAAGGATCTTGGTGCACTTGATAAAAGGCTACAAATTGAAAACATACGTACATTGATGTTGTTTGGTGAAAATGTGGAGAGTTTTTCCAAAACATTTGGTAATTTGTTTAAGAAAGCTGGAGCCCTTCGCGCTATTTTTTTT TCTGGAGCATCATATATTGTGGAGGATATGTGGCAGAACTTTTCAAAGCTCGTCCATCTTCGCTACCTAAAGATTAAGGGGAGTTACCATTTTCTGGAAACAGACCTACCAGGAACAATTTCAAGACTATATCACTTGAAGATCCTAGACATTAAAGATTCCACGGACTGCCCTTTTCCATCAAGATATTTAAGCAACCTCGCAAGCATGCAACATTTTCTTGTCCCTGGTAATAATAGCCTTCACTCAGACATCCTCAATGTGGGAAACCTGAAACTTCTACGAGAACTAAGAAGATTTGAAgctaagaaagaaaataaaggtTTTGAGTTAAAGCAACTAGCAGAACTACTAGTGCTTGAAGTACTGGGCATTTACAATCTTGAAAAGGTTAAAGTAAAGGAAGAAGCAGTTGCAATGAAATTAATACAAAAACACCATTTACAAGAGCTCGTACTAGATTGGGATATTAATCGCTCCGATAAGGATCCTATTGGAGAAGAGAATATCCTTGAATGTCTTATGCCACATAGCAATCTCTACAAGCTATCTATTACTGGGCATGGAGGTGACACTTGCCCTTCATGGCTTGGTATGAACCTCTCGGTAAAAACTTTGGATTCTCTTCGGCTGAGTAGTGTATCTTGGAAAACATTTCCACCTCTAGGAGAGATGTGGTTTGTCGGTGAACATTGTAAAAGCTGTATACGAGAACAAAGCTTCAAAAAATTGAAGAGGCTAGAACTGGAAAAGGTACCGAAATTGATAAAATGGGTTGGAAATGGCCCTTCTGATTTGTTCTCTCACTTGGAAGTGCTCGTCATCAAAGACTGCCCAGAACTCATGGAATTGCCATTTTCACATTGTGCTGGATATGGACAACACGTTGAGGATAACATGACCTGGTTTCGAAAATTAAAAAAGCTCGAAATTACAGATTGTCCAAAGCTATCATCATTGCCTTGTGTTCCATGGTCTAGCTCTACTTGCAGCGCTAAGATTGTACAAGCTGGTTCGGGTATTGAGCAACTGTCTTTCAGAGGACATATCTTGGAAATTAAGGGAAAGGACACATTGGATAGTGCTTTTTGGAGAGTGTTAGCCTTTCATAACCTATCCGAACTTGAAGTGTTGCAGGTGACGACATGCCCTCCTTTGTCACTGGTTCACCTCGAAAAGCTATCATCCCTAAGGAGCCTCCGGATATATGATATGGGTGATGCCTTTTGTTCGGCTGAAGGTGGTGGTCATGCCGGATATCAATTTCCAGTTAAAGATGTCACGATTGGGCGATATGGTGGTAGTGGGCAGCGACTGACACGACTGTTCTCTTACTTCCCAAACCTCCTCTGGTTCAGGATGTTCAGGTGTGAGAAGTTAACAGGGTTAGGTGTTGTGGGCCTGCATAAGAGGACGGAAGCACTGCCAAGACCGCCGTCAATTTCAGTTAACCAAGTGGAGGAGGCACAAGAGCAGCAGGGCGCAAGAGCAGAGGAGGaaatagcagcagcagcaacatcagAAGGGGTACTATTGCTGTCTCACCAATTACAACGTTTGGATATCTCGTACTGCCAAAATTTGGTCCTCTGCCCAGGTTTACTCGACCACGACGAAGACGAAGGACGAACCGGAGGTGGAGGCCTCCAAGGTCTGAGCTCCCTCACTTCATTAACTATACGGAAATGCCCCAGGTTCCTCTCCTCCTAttcgtcgtcctcctcttcttcttgtttccCTTTCCCAACCTCCCTGGAATTCCTCTCTCTTCGCGGCGTGGAGGGCATGGAAACGCTGCTCCCTCTCTCGAACCTCACCTCTCTCACAGAGTTAGACATACGGGAATGTGGGGATCTTAAAGGCGAGGGACTGCAGTCTCTCCTCGTTCAAGGCCGTCTCACCAGATTAACTGTCCACGAAACCCCCAAATTCTTCGCTGGTTCCGAGCCCTCACTGCCTCGTGAACCAGAGCTTCCATCCTCTTCATCCAAACTGCAGACGCTTGACACGGATGACGTCGCGGGTGTCCTTGCTGCGCCCATCTGTGCCTTCCTCTCTTCCTCGCTCACCAAATTGGACTTTCGGTGGGTCAAAGAGGTGGAGCGCTTCACAAAGGAGCAAGAGGAGGCCCTTCAGCTCCTCACCTCCCTCGAGAGCATCGAATTTTGGTTTTCCAACAAGCTGCAGTGCCTCCCTGCAGGGCTGCATAGACTTCCGAACCTCAAGAGATTGGTGATAATCGATTGTCAAGCCATCGGCTCGCTGCAGGATGGCCTGCCAGGTTCCCTGCTAGAGTTGGTGATATGCGATTGTCAAGGCATCCGGTCGATACACAAGGAGTGCCTCCCGAATTCACTGCAAAAACTAGTGATCTCGAACTGCCCAGGCATCCGGTTTCTTCCAAAGGTGGAATACCTTCCAAGTTCGCTGCGAGAATTGGTTGTCGATGATAGGAACAGCGAGGAACTAAGAAGGCATTGCCGCAAGTTGATAGGAACCATTCCAATAGTCAGAGCCTGA
- the LOC101781684 gene encoding uncharacterized protein LOC101781684 isoform X1 has translation MCREAKEARDEMVARAFPVMSKLFQRCAAAPTQAVASTGTLLLTILQFFLNFGEAVLHDADGSLKTFFRSCLSREFADPIVAERTLEFLIANKTKILGSFPTLIPLFYPLLLKLIASNGEKLEKKFLEVLPLMMSAGSFLPLFLSLMDLPMLVVALEKVERSSGTLIGSSIATIQKSAAPEMLLALMDEAYTGSAIEDSSGISGSDDSSPLDLADPMFLDLLKDENDGIAAKHWISPTISSTLQAAVNSTQSDRLKQSLEMAPRFLSLYFATALWDVNDSLLCALIPVVMSRYAAMFPDKVFSFEVRKRLSDFILAAFQRSSDIIAILKKPITDRLGEAYDDPAKTELALHLCWAIGEHGAGGINRTDVARELFENLELLLYENLATSRLALSQEPGFDSMGVASRKSSQARLLCFVVTAIAKLATCHSELLPRARVSLAKVARTRTSDRRVWQRACDYLGLMNEPAICLSVLGPSTAQGNGPGIVDWSEGGTKMLAHVPFYLLAEQKGPPFHDFSFADLLPGQNEEKLPSGIYHEGHGSGTDFASRIPCL, from the exons ATGTGCCGGGAGGCGAAGGAGGCGAGGGACGAGATGGTGGCACGGGCGTTCCCGGTGATGAGCAAGCTGTTTCAGCGATGCGCCGCCGCTCCGACGCAGGCCGTGGCCTCCACCGGCACGCTGCTTCTT ACCATTCTGCAATTCTTCCTGAACTTTGGGGAGGCAGTCTTGCATGATGCTGATGGTAGTTTGAAAACCTTCTTCCGCTCTTGCTTAAGTAG GGAGTTCGCAGATCCTATTGTTGCAGAGCGCACACTTGAATTCCTTATAGCAAACAAGACAAAGATCCTTGGTTCTTTTCCCACCTTGATTCCACTG TTTTATCCGTTGCTGTTGAAGTTAATTGCATCAAATGGTGAGAA ACTGGAAAAGAAGTTTTTGGAAGTACTTCCATTAATGATGTCAGCAGGATCTTTTCTTCCACTCTTCCTGTCCCTTATGGATCTGCCAA TGTTGGTGGTGGCACTGGAGAAGGTGGAAAGAAGTTCTGGAACTCTTATTGGTAGTAGTATAGCTACAATTCAGAAGAGCGCTGCTCCTGAG ATGCTTCTTGCACTGATGGATGAGGCATACACTGGTTCTGCAATAGAAGATTCTAGTGGTATTTCAGGTTCTGATGATAGTAGCCCTCTAGACCTCGCTGACCCGATGTTCCTAGACCTTCTAAAAGATGAGAATGATGGCATTGCT GCAAAACATTGGATATCCCCTACAATATCTTCGACACTACAAGCAGCAGTTAACAGCACACAATCAGATAGATTAAAACAGTCACTGGAAATGGCACCTCGCTTTCTTTCTTTATATTTTGCAACTGCATTGTGGGATGTTAACGACT CGCTGTTGTGTGCTCTTATTCCAGTAGTTATGTCAAGATATGCTGCAATGTTCCCAGACAAGGTTTTCTCATTCGAG GTTAGGAAAAGACTGTCAGATTTCATATTGGCTGCCTTTCAGCGATCTTCTGACATCATTGCGATACTAAAG AAGCCTATTACTGACAGGCTTGGTGAGGCTTATGATGATCCTGCAAAG ACAGAATTAGCATTGCACTTGTGCTGGGCCATCGGTGAGCATGGAGCTGGAGGGATAAATCGCACGGATGTAGCTCGTGAACTATTTGAAAATTTGGAATTGTTACTGTATGAAAACCTGGCAACTAG TCGTTTGGCATTAAGCCAGGAACCAGGATTTGATTCAATGGGTGTAGCTTCTAGAAAATCATCCCAAGCTAGGCTCCTCTGCTTTGTGGTGACCGCCATTGCAAAACTAGCAACATGCCACAGTGAGTTGCTTCCGAGAGCACGTGTATCATTGGCTAAG GTTGCTCGTACCAGAACCTCAGACAGGAGAGTCTGGCAACGTGCCTGTGACTATTTGGGGCTCATGAATGAACCGGCCATCTGTTTATCTGTACTGGGACCGTCCACTGCCCAAGGAAATGGTCCTGGTATTGTTGACTGGAGCGAAGGGGGAACAAAGATGCTAGCTCATGTTCCCTTTTACCTTTTAGCCGAGCAAAAAG GTCCACCATTTCATGATTTTTCATTTGCGGACCTCCTCCCAGGACAGAATGAAGAGAAATTACCTTCAGGAATATATCATGAGGGCCATGGTTCAGGCACTGATTTCGCTAGCAGAATACCATGTCTATAG
- the LOC101781684 gene encoding uncharacterized protein LOC101781684 isoform X2: MITYFEIFYPLLLKLIASNGEKLEKKFLEVLPLMMSAGSFLPLFLSLMDLPMLVVALEKVERSSGTLIGSSIATIQKSAAPEMLLALMDEAYTGSAIEDSSGISGSDDSSPLDLADPMFLDLLKDENDGIAAKHWISPTISSTLQAAVNSTQSDRLKQSLEMAPRFLSLYFATALWDVNDSLLCALIPVVMSRYAAMFPDKVFSFEVRKRLSDFILAAFQRSSDIIAILKKPITDRLGEAYDDPAKTELALHLCWAIGEHGAGGINRTDVARELFENLELLLYENLATSRLALSQEPGFDSMGVASRKSSQARLLCFVVTAIAKLATCHSELLPRARVSLAKVARTRTSDRRVWQRACDYLGLMNEPAICLSVLGPSTAQGNGPGIVDWSEGGTKMLAHVPFYLLAEQKGPPFHDFSFADLLPGQNEEKLPSGIYHEGHGSGTDFASRIPCL, encoded by the exons ATGATTACTTACTTCGAAATA TTTTATCCGTTGCTGTTGAAGTTAATTGCATCAAATGGTGAGAA ACTGGAAAAGAAGTTTTTGGAAGTACTTCCATTAATGATGTCAGCAGGATCTTTTCTTCCACTCTTCCTGTCCCTTATGGATCTGCCAA TGTTGGTGGTGGCACTGGAGAAGGTGGAAAGAAGTTCTGGAACTCTTATTGGTAGTAGTATAGCTACAATTCAGAAGAGCGCTGCTCCTGAG ATGCTTCTTGCACTGATGGATGAGGCATACACTGGTTCTGCAATAGAAGATTCTAGTGGTATTTCAGGTTCTGATGATAGTAGCCCTCTAGACCTCGCTGACCCGATGTTCCTAGACCTTCTAAAAGATGAGAATGATGGCATTGCT GCAAAACATTGGATATCCCCTACAATATCTTCGACACTACAAGCAGCAGTTAACAGCACACAATCAGATAGATTAAAACAGTCACTGGAAATGGCACCTCGCTTTCTTTCTTTATATTTTGCAACTGCATTGTGGGATGTTAACGACT CGCTGTTGTGTGCTCTTATTCCAGTAGTTATGTCAAGATATGCTGCAATGTTCCCAGACAAGGTTTTCTCATTCGAG GTTAGGAAAAGACTGTCAGATTTCATATTGGCTGCCTTTCAGCGATCTTCTGACATCATTGCGATACTAAAG AAGCCTATTACTGACAGGCTTGGTGAGGCTTATGATGATCCTGCAAAG ACAGAATTAGCATTGCACTTGTGCTGGGCCATCGGTGAGCATGGAGCTGGAGGGATAAATCGCACGGATGTAGCTCGTGAACTATTTGAAAATTTGGAATTGTTACTGTATGAAAACCTGGCAACTAG TCGTTTGGCATTAAGCCAGGAACCAGGATTTGATTCAATGGGTGTAGCTTCTAGAAAATCATCCCAAGCTAGGCTCCTCTGCTTTGTGGTGACCGCCATTGCAAAACTAGCAACATGCCACAGTGAGTTGCTTCCGAGAGCACGTGTATCATTGGCTAAG GTTGCTCGTACCAGAACCTCAGACAGGAGAGTCTGGCAACGTGCCTGTGACTATTTGGGGCTCATGAATGAACCGGCCATCTGTTTATCTGTACTGGGACCGTCCACTGCCCAAGGAAATGGTCCTGGTATTGTTGACTGGAGCGAAGGGGGAACAAAGATGCTAGCTCATGTTCCCTTTTACCTTTTAGCCGAGCAAAAAG GTCCACCATTTCATGATTTTTCATTTGCGGACCTCCTCCCAGGACAGAATGAAGAGAAATTACCTTCAGGAATATATCATGAGGGCCATGGTTCAGGCACTGATTTCGCTAGCAGAATACCATGTCTATAG
- the LOC101783979 gene encoding homeobox-leucine zipper protein ROC2 codes for MMIPARHMPSMMIGRNSAAAAYGSSSALSLGQPNLLDNPQLQQALQQQHLLDQIPATTAESGDDMMRGGRGSDPLGDEFESKSGSENVDGVSVDDQDPNQRPSKKKRYHRHTQHQIQEMEAFFKECPHPDDKQRKELSRELGLEPLQVKFWFQNKRTQMKNQHERQENSQLRADNEKLRAENMRYKEALSSASCPNCGGPAALGEMSFDEHHLRIENARLREEIDRISAIAAKYVGKPMVSFPVLSSPLAAARASTLDIGVGAGAYGATDIFGGVTAGAGELLRGAVQSDADKPMIVELAVTAMEELVRMAQLDEPLWNAPGLDGSSETLNEEEYSRMFPRGLGPKQYGLKSEASRDSSVVIMTHANLVEILMDVNQYATVFSSMVSRAATLEVLSTGVAGNYNGALQVMSVEFQVPSPLVPTRESYFVRYCKQNADGTWAVVDVSLDSLRPGSVLKCRRRPSGCLIQEMPNGYSKVTWVEHVEVDDRSVHNIYKLLVNSGLAFGARRWVGTLDRQCERLASVMASNIPTSDIGVITSTEGRKSMLKLAERMVMSFCGGVTASAAHQWTTLSGSGAEDVRVMTRKSVDDPGRPPGIVLNAATSFWLPVPPKRVFDFLRDESSRSEWDILSNGGVVQEMAHIANGRDHGNCVSLLRVNSTNSNQSNMLILQESCTDASGSYVIYAPVDVVAMNVVLNGGDPDYVALLPSGFAILPDGPAGGNMQGDGGVGSGGSLLTVAFQILVDSVPTAKLSLGSVATVNSLIACTVERIKAAVSGESNPQ; via the exons ATGATGATCCCGGCGAGGCACATGCCGTCGATGATGATCGGCCGGaacagcgcggcggcggcgtacgggtCCTCGTCGGCACTGTCACTCGGTCAG CCAAACCTGCTGGACAACCCGCAGCTCCAGCAggcgctgcagcagcagcatctgctGGACCAGAtcccggcgacgacggcggagagCGGCGACGACATGatgcgcggcggccggggctccGACCCTCTGGGGGACGAGTTCGAGAGCAAGTCAGGCAGCGAGAACGTGGACGGCGTCTCCGTGGACGACCAGGACCCCAACCAGCGGCCCAGCAAGAAGAAACGCTACCACCGCCACACCCAGCACCAGATCCAGGAAATGGAAGC TTTCTTCAAGGAGTGCCCACACCCGGATGACAAGCAGCGCAAGGAGCTGAGCCGGGAGCTGGGGCTGGAGCCACTCCAGGTCAAGTTCTGGTTCCAGAACAAACGCACGCAAATGAAG AACCAGCACGAGCGGCAGGAGAACTCCCAGCTGCGGGCGGACAACGAGAAGCTCCGGGCCGAGAACATGCGGTACAAGGAGGCCCTGAGCAGCGCGTCCTGCCCCAACTGCGGCGGGCCTGCCGCGCTCGGCGAGATGTCCTTCGACGAGCACCACCTCCGCATCGAGAATGCCCGGCTCCGCGAGGAGATCGACAGGATCTCGGCCATCGCGGCCAAGTACGTGGGCAAGCCCATGGTGTCCTTCCCCGTGCTCTCCAGCCCGCTGGCTGCGGCGCGCGCCTCGACGCTGGACATCGGCGTGGGTGCCGGCGCGTATGGTGCTACTGACATCTTCGGTGGCGTCACTGCTGGTGCCGGGGAGCTGCTGAGGGGTGCCGTGCAGTCAGACGCGGATAAGCCCATGATCGTGGAGCTGGCCGTCACGGCCATGGAGGAGCTGGTGCGTATGGCGCAGCTGGACGAGCCGCTTTGGAATGCACCGGGGCTCGACGGATCGAGCGAGACACTGAACGAGGAGGAGTACTCGCGCATGTTCCCTCGCGGGCTTGGCCCTAAGCAGTATGGGCTCAAGTCTGAAGCGTCCCGCGACAGCTCGGTGGTTATAATGACACATGCCAACCTCGTCGAGATCCTCATGGACGTG AATCAGTACGCGACAGTGTTCTCGAGCATGGTGTCGAGAGCAGCGACACTGGAGGTGCTGTCCACTGGCGTGGCCGGGAACTACAACGGTGCATTGCAAGTG ATGTCAGTGGAGTTTCAGGTGCCTTCCCCGCTGGTGCCGACCAGGGAAAGCTACTTCGTGAGGTATTGCAAGCAGAACGCTGATGGGACATGGGCTGTCGTTGACGTCTCGCTGGACAGCCTGCGCCCCGGATCAGTCCTCAAGTGCCGGCGCCGGCCATCTGGCTGCCTGATCCAGGAAATGCCCAATGGCTACTCGAAG GTGACTTGGGTCGAGCACGTAGAGGTGGATGACAGGTCGGTGCACAACATCTACAAGTTGCTTGTGAACTCAGGGCTCGCCTTTGGTGCACGACGATGGGTGGGGACGCTGGACCGCCAGTGCGAGCGCCTCGCCAGCGTCATGGCCAGCAATATACCAACCAGTGACATTGGTG TGATCACAAGTACGGAAGGGAGAAAGAGCATGCTGAAGCTGGCAGAGAGGATGGTGATGAGCTTCTGCGGTGGCGTGACTGCCTCTGCAGCACACCAGTGGACGACGCTGTCAGGCAGCGGCGCTGAGGACGTCCGTGTCATGACCAGGAAGAGCGTTGACGACCCAGGCAGGCCGCCGGGCATCGTCCTCAATGCAGCCACCTCCTTCTGGCTCCCCGTCCCACCCAAGCGCGTCTTCGATTTCCTCCGCGACGAGAGCTCTCGCAGCGAG TGGGACATCCTCTCCAATGGCGGTGTTGTTCAAGAAATGGCTCACATCGCCAATGGCCGGGATCATGGCAACTGCGTCTCGCTTCTTCGTGTCAAT AGCACAAACTCAAACCAAAGCAACATGCTGATCCTGCAAGAGAGCTGCACCGACGCGTCGGGTTCCTATGTCATCTACGCGCCGGTAGACGTTGTGGCCATGAACGTTGTCCTCAACGGCGGCGATCCTGACTATGTGGCCCTCCTGCCATCGGGCTTTGCCATCCTACCCGACGGCCCAGCCGGGGGCAACATgcaaggcgacggcggcgtcggctcAGGTGGCTCGCTCCTGACAGTGGCGTTCCAGATACTAGTGGACTCTGTGCCCACAGCCAAGCTCTCGCTGGGGTCAGTGGCAACGGTGAACAGCCTCATTGCTTGCACCGTGGAGCGCATCAAGGCCGCGGTCTCAGGCGAGAGCAATCCCCAATAG